A window from Nitrosopumilus adriaticus encodes these proteins:
- a CDS encoding MIP/aquaporin family protein — translation MVNPRAFLAEAIATYGLVFFGPLSVILAVSAFGEELTTQSVLFISLGHGGAIALMVYAFGHVSGAHINPAVTIPMMITRKIGIVDGIGYIISQLIGAVAAAATLMAILPELGAKVNFGTQGGPSDLINNSIGSGFALESILTFFLVTVIFMVAVHKKATPGIQGLAIGGMVFLIHLVAVPLTGASVNPARTFGPALISGFWEFHWLYWAAPILGGIIAGLIMNYVFTKSAEKEA, via the coding sequence ATGGTTAATCCAAGAGCATTTCTTGCAGAAGCAATTGCCACATATGGCTTAGTGTTCTTTGGTCCTCTTTCAGTAATTTTAGCAGTTTCTGCATTTGGCGAAGAATTAACAACACAATCTGTTTTGTTTATCTCTCTTGGACACGGTGGTGCCATTGCTTTGATGGTTTATGCATTCGGACATGTATCTGGTGCTCACATTAATCCTGCAGTTACCATTCCAATGATGATTACAAGAAAAATTGGAATTGTAGATGGAATTGGATATATTATCTCACAATTAATCGGCGCTGTAGCAGCGGCTGCAACACTTATGGCAATTTTACCTGAACTTGGTGCCAAAGTAAACTTTGGAACTCAAGGTGGCCCAAGTGATTTAATCAATAACAGTATTGGCTCTGGATTTGCACTAGAGTCAATTTTGACATTCTTCTTAGTTACAGTAATCTTTATGGTTGCAGTTCACAAAAAGGCAACCCCTGGAATTCAAGGCCTTGCCATTGGTGGAATGGTTTTCCTAATTCACCTAGTTGCTGTACCACTAACCGGTGCATCAGTCAATCCTGCAAGAACATTTGGTCCTGCATTAATTTCTGGATTCTGGGAATTCCATTGGTTATACTGGGCAGCACCAATATTGGGTGGAATCATTGCTGGGTTGATAATGAATTATGTCTTTACCAAATCTGCAGAAAAAGAAGCATAA